The proteins below are encoded in one region of Campylobacter helveticus:
- the mog gene encoding molybdopterin adenylyltransferase has protein sequence MDIINIGILTLSDRASSGIYEDKATCEVERVLKSYIKNKIIFHKELIADDYDEIIKKLIFLSDERGCDFIVTSGGTGPALRDVTPEATEAVCDKMMPGFGELMRQESLKFVPTAILSRQSAGIRGKSFILNLPGNPKAIQECLAPVFPAIPYCIDLIGGAYIENNEEAIQIFRPKKK, from the coding sequence ATGGACATTATTAATATAGGAATTTTAACCCTAAGTGATAGGGCAAGTAGTGGAATTTACGAGGATAAAGCGACTTGTGAAGTTGAAAGAGTGCTAAAATCTTACATTAAAAATAAAATCATTTTCCATAAAGAATTAATCGCTGATGATTATGATGAAATTATTAAAAAACTTATCTTTTTGAGCGATGAAAGAGGGTGTGATTTTATCGTTACGAGTGGTGGCACAGGACCGGCACTTCGTGATGTAACTCCAGAAGCCACAGAGGCGGTTTGCGATAAAATGATGCCCGGTTTTGGGGAATTAATGCGGCAAGAGAGCTTAAAATTTGTCCCCACAGCGATACTTTCAAGGCAGAGTGCGGGCATTCGTGGGAAAAGCTTTATCTTAAATCTTCCGGGTAATCCAAAAGCCATACAAGAATGCCTTGCGCCAGTTTTTCCAGCGATTCCTTATTGCATTGATTTAATTGGCGGTGCATATATAGAAAATAATGAAGAAGCGATTCAAATTTTCCGTCCTAAGAAAAAGTAA
- a CDS encoding methyl-accepting chemotaxis protein produces the protein MNLTIRGKMLLLGSAVFAIILAILLNFYINQHNGLKYVEKVAGQIVEKGVNEKIKVLTLSMAESLGGLLEGVTDEKQQIAIIAKAIENFRFEDDKSGYFFVYKKTVNVAHPVRKDLIGSDLKEAKDAKGVQYVVELYNQAKNGGGFVFFDFTKGGENSTVAQKNAYAALIPNTEDIWISTGVYVDTLAKNVAEDTRGVKETFNSSFIRALIISAVLLILICPFVILFYKKLSASITTISQDLFHFFDFINHKTNEIKVVEVSGNDELAQMAKAINENILATKQGLDQDKQAVKESVETVGIVENGNLTARITANPRNPQLIELKNVLNDLLDVLQTRVGKDMNKIRSIFEEFKSLDFRNRIEDATGSVEVTTNALGEEIIKMLKQSSDFANSLANESSKLQNAVQNLTTSSNSQAASLEETAAALEEITSSMQNVSQKTSDVITQSEEIKNVTSIIGDIADQINLLALNAAIEAARAGEHGRGFAVVADEVRKLAERTQKSLSEIEANTNLLVQSINDMAESIKEQTAGITQINESVAQIDQTTKDNVEIANESAIISNNVSDIANNILEDVKKKKF, from the coding sequence ATGAATTTGACTATACGAGGCAAAATGCTTCTTTTAGGCTCTGCGGTATTTGCCATTATCTTGGCAATTTTACTTAATTTCTACATCAATCAGCACAATGGTTTAAAATATGTAGAAAAGGTTGCGGGACAAATCGTAGAGAAGGGAGTGAATGAAAAAATCAAAGTTCTTACTTTATCTATGGCTGAGAGCTTAGGCGGCTTACTTGAGGGCGTAACAGACGAAAAGCAGCAAATCGCTATTATCGCAAAGGCGATTGAGAATTTTAGATTTGAAGATGATAAGAGTGGTTATTTTTTCGTTTATAAAAAGACGGTGAATGTCGCTCACCCCGTGAGAAAAGATTTAATCGGTAGCGATTTAAAAGAGGCTAAAGACGCTAAAGGGGTGCAATATGTAGTCGAGCTTTATAACCAAGCTAAAAATGGAGGCGGTTTTGTCTTTTTCGACTTTACTAAAGGCGGCGAAAACTCCACAGTGGCACAAAAAAATGCCTACGCTGCTTTAATACCAAATACCGAGGATATTTGGATTTCAACAGGCGTTTATGTGGATACTTTAGCGAAAAATGTCGCTGAAGATACAAGAGGAGTGAAAGAAACTTTTAATTCTAGTTTTATCCGTGCGCTTATTATTAGTGCTGTTTTGCTAATTTTAATTTGTCCTTTTGTTATTTTATTCTACAAAAAGCTAAGTGCTTCTATTACGACTATTTCGCAGGATTTGTTCCACTTTTTTGATTTTATTAATCACAAAACAAATGAAATTAAAGTTGTAGAGGTTTCTGGTAATGATGAATTAGCCCAAATGGCAAAAGCCATTAATGAAAATATCCTAGCAACTAAACAAGGACTTGACCAAGATAAACAAGCCGTCAAAGAAAGCGTAGAAACAGTAGGCATAGTAGAAAATGGTAACCTCACTGCAAGAATCACAGCTAATCCTAGAAACCCACAACTTATAGAACTCAAAAATGTTTTAAATGATCTCCTTGATGTTTTACAAACTAGAGTGGGTAAAGATATGAATAAAATCCGTTCTATCTTTGAAGAATTTAAAAGCCTAGACTTTAGAAATAGAATTGAAGATGCAACAGGTAGTGTAGAAGTAACCACTAATGCCTTAGGCGAAGAAATCATCAAAATGCTAAAACAAAGCTCAGATTTTGCAAATTCTTTAGCCAATGAAAGCTCCAAACTTCAAAACGCTGTGCAAAACTTAACAACAAGTTCAAATTCTCAAGCAGCTTCACTAGAAGAAACAGCTGCTGCTTTAGAAGAGATTACTTCCTCTATGCAAAATGTCTCTCAAAAAACAAGTGATGTTATCACTCAAAGCGAAGAGATTAAAAATGTAACAAGCATTATAGGTGATATAGCTGACCAAATCAATCTTCTAGCCCTTAATGCTGCCATAGAAGCTGCAAGAGCAGGAGAACACGGAAGAGGCTTTGCCGTCGTGGCTGATGAAGTTAGAAAACTAGCTGAAAGAACCCAAAAGTCTTTAAGTGAGATAGAAGCAAATACTAACCTTCTCGTTCAATCTATCAATGATATGGCAGAAAGTATTAAAGAGCAAACTGCTGGTATCACTCAAATCAATGAAAGTGTAGCTCAAATCGACCAAACCACTAAAGATAATGTAGAAATAGCTAATGAAAGTGCTATCATCTCTAATAATGTTAGTGATATAGCAAATAATATCCTTGAAGATGTGAAGAAGAAGAAGTTTTAA
- a CDS encoding LptF/LptG family permease, whose amino-acid sequence MRLIFRYILNQFLGTHLSIFLVLFGIVSMVFFIQIANLTSSIEISFLDLFKLYGFMLPRILIFTLPLAFFVALTLALYRLSRENESVVFFTLGFTPLKMAQFFLKIAALLSAFMLVVALVMMPIVYQLQKNFVDYKKTQVKFNYKTGEFGQKFLDWMIFIQNENEGKYENIVMFHPKSAKNLKEQLIIAKEASLERLNEGFAFKLNEGKMYNFDGEETLFIGEFENLVVNTKFSDNLGQTKAFYEYWDDINSNAGKAKEFVMYVCISLFPLASTLFALSFGIVTYRYEKGFIYLGMFGVIAVYFGLLSGFYKPPLLAVVLIFSFAFAASIFCFKKMIMSRY is encoded by the coding sequence GTGAGACTTATTTTTAGATATATTTTAAATCAATTTTTAGGGACGCACCTTTCCATTTTTTTGGTGCTTTTTGGCATTGTTTCTATGGTTTTTTTTATTCAAATTGCAAATCTCACTTCAAGTATCGAAATTAGCTTTTTAGACCTTTTTAAACTTTATGGTTTTATGCTGCCGCGAATTTTGATTTTTACTTTACCACTTGCTTTTTTTGTGGCATTAACCCTAGCTCTTTATAGACTTTCAAGAGAAAATGAAAGTGTGGTATTTTTCACGCTTGGTTTTACACCCCTAAAAATGGCACAATTTTTCCTTAAAATCGCCGCACTTTTAAGTGCTTTTATGCTTGTTGTGGCTTTAGTAATGATGCCAATTGTCTATCAATTGCAAAAAAACTTTGTGGATTATAAAAAAACGCAAGTGAAATTTAATTATAAAACAGGCGAATTTGGACAAAAATTTTTAGATTGGATGATATTTATACAAAATGAAAATGAGGGTAAATATGAAAATATCGTAATGTTTCATCCAAAAAGTGCTAAAAATTTAAAAGAACAGCTCATTATCGCTAAAGAGGCAAGTTTGGAGCGTTTAAATGAAGGCTTTGCCTTTAAATTAAATGAGGGCAAGATGTATAATTTTGACGGAGAGGAAACGCTATTTATCGGTGAGTTTGAAAATTTGGTAGTTAATACCAAATTTAGCGATAATTTAGGGCAAACCAAAGCCTTTTATGAATACTGGGACGATATTAATTCTAACGCAGGTAAGGCTAAGGAATTTGTGATGTATGTTTGCATTAGCCTTTTTCCTTTGGCTAGCACACTTTTTGCGCTGAGTTTTGGCATTGTAACTTACCGCTATGAAAAAGGCTTTATTTATCTTGGGATGTTTGGAGTGATAGCGGTTTATTTTGGGCTTTTGTCGGGATTTTATAAGCCCCCGTTGTTGGCGGTTGTTTTGATTTTTTCTTTTGCTTTTGCGGCTTCGATTTTTTGTTTTAAAAAGATGATAATGAGTCGTTATTAA
- a CDS encoding DUF2920 family protein: MAPWYVDAVFDNSGSALPQVRYILGREMKTCDMVENFPHNQIQYYTKTLWTRNPQSKYYFSDDAYLIRAILNPTHLALQQKANPHTIFTSYHSAKDELNPAKDKQNLYEIYTHLGFDASLHLIRDEKDIDGRFIKNLEHGMRLSDKALIKKELPLVLEKLQDKKFSISKQNEINYPCKEKIYRFKDIDEGFKCEILNK; this comes from the coding sequence ATTGCCCCTTGGTATGTTGATGCTGTGTTTGATAATTCAGGTTCGGCTTTACCACAGGTAAGATATATACTAGGACGCGAGATGAAAACTTGCGATATGGTAGAAAATTTCCCGCACAATCAAATCCAATACTACACCAAAACCCTTTGGACGCGAAATCCTCAGTCAAAATACTATTTTAGCGATGACGCTTATCTTATAAGAGCGATTTTAAATCCTACGCATTTAGCTCTGCAACAAAAGGCAAATCCCCATACCATTTTTACAAGCTATCATAGTGCTAAAGACGAGCTTAACCCAGCTAAAGATAAACAAAATCTTTATGAAATTTACACACATTTGGGTTTTGATGCAAGTTTGCATTTGATAAGAGATGAGAAGGATATTGACGGAAGATTTATTAAAAATTTAGAACACGGAATGAGACTAAGCGATAAAGCCTTAATCAAAAAAGAACTCCCTCTAGTCCTAGAAAAACTCCAAGATAAAAAATTTAGCATTTCTAAACAAAATGAAATCAACTATCCTTGCAAAGAAAAAATTTATCGCTTTAAAGATATAGATGAGGGTTTTAAATGCGAAATTCTTAATAAATAA
- the uppS gene encoding polyprenyl diphosphate synthase, with translation MNELKHLAVVMDGNRRWAKAKGFLAKFGYTRGVETLQKLMSVCIEEKISHLTLFAFSTENWKRPADEVEFIFKLLERCLDDALKEFEKNGVRLRAIGDLSRLDEKLQEKIALVEEKTKYCELLCVNLAISYGSRDEIIRAAKKVVEKGLELNEENLSANLDLPLDVDLMLRVGNAKRLSNFLLWQSSYAEICFSETLFPSLTKREFRRIIKEYRKRERTFGK, from the coding sequence ATGAACGAGCTAAAGCATTTAGCTGTGGTAATGGACGGAAATAGGCGTTGGGCTAAGGCTAAAGGTTTTTTGGCGAAATTTGGTTATACAAGGGGTGTTGAAACCTTACAAAAACTTATGAGTGTTTGCATAGAGGAAAAAATTTCTCATCTTACTCTTTTTGCGTTTAGCACGGAAAATTGGAAAAGACCAGCCGATGAAGTTGAATTTATCTTTAAACTTTTGGAGCGTTGCTTAGATGATGCTTTGAAAGAATTTGAAAAAAATGGTGTGCGTTTAAGGGCGATTGGAGATTTGTCGCGTTTAGATGAAAAATTACAGGAAAAAATAGCTTTAGTGGAGGAAAAAACAAAGTATTGTGAGCTTCTTTGTGTTAATCTAGCTATAAGTTATGGCTCAAGAGATGAGATAATAAGAGCAGCTAAAAAAGTGGTAGAAAAAGGTTTGGAGCTAAATGAGGAAAATTTGAGTGCGAATTTAGATTTACCTTTGGATGTGGATTTAATGCTTCGTGTGGGAAATGCCAAAAGGCTCTCGAACTTTTTACTTTGGCAAAGCTCTTATGCGGAAATTTGTTTTAGCGAAACTTTGTTTCCTTCCCTGACAAAAAGGGAATTTAGAAGGATTATTAAAGAGTATAGAAAGAGGGAACGCACTTTTGGCAAATGA
- a CDS encoding prepilin peptidase yields MANEFLAWLFLGILGAILGSFCASFASRICEKKPLLKGRSFCFSCERKLTILELVPIFSYLFLKGRCKICGVKIPFLAFLSEILGIFLMYIAFFYTQNLKNFVFFAIFLFACLSLSLIDLKLKAVPSILLWFAFFCAFLVGVDLDYIIDSTAYFFFDAAVFAGFVFLLKSFVFFLKNFKSQEVEENLGDADIILLAAICGIFGFFDTLIVFFLAAFLSLPFFYFALKRGQKELAFLPFISFAMLIICVYLSFGRHL; encoded by the coding sequence TTGGCAAATGAGTTTTTAGCTTGGCTTTTTTTGGGAATTTTGGGGGCGATTTTGGGTTCGTTTTGTGCAAGTTTTGCAAGTAGAATTTGTGAAAAGAAGCCCCTCTTAAAAGGGCGTTCATTTTGTTTTTCTTGTGAGAGAAAGCTTACTATTTTAGAGCTTGTGCCTATTTTTTCTTATCTTTTTTTAAAGGGGCGTTGTAAAATTTGTGGAGTGAAAATTCCTTTTTTAGCATTTTTGAGTGAAATTCTTGGCATTTTTTTAATGTATATCGCCTTTTTTTACACACAAAATTTAAAAAATTTTGTTTTTTTTGCCATTTTTCTTTTTGCGTGTTTAAGTCTTTCTTTGATAGATTTAAAACTTAAAGCCGTGCCGAGTATTTTACTTTGGTTTGCTTTTTTTTGTGCTTTTTTGGTGGGGGTTGATTTAGATTATATCATTGATTCTACGGCTTATTTTTTCTTTGATGCCGCCGTTTTTGCAGGTTTTGTTTTTTTACTTAAAAGTTTTGTATTTTTTTTGAAAAATTTTAAAAGTCAAGAAGTTGAAGAAAATTTAGGCGATGCTGATATTATATTATTAGCAGCTATTTGTGGAATTTTTGGTTTTTTTGACACCCTTATCGTCTTTTTTCTTGCTGCATTTTTATCTTTGCCGTTTTTTTATTTTGCTTTAAAAAGAGGGCAAAAGGAATTGGCTTTTTTACCTTTTATTAGTTTTGCTATGCTTATTATATGCGTGTATTTATCATTTGGGAGACATTTGTGA
- a CDS encoding DUF2920 family protein, protein MLVNKSFLIPSCDDVELGLKRKSLLEYRISYDEGKTPKAVVFMVGGWGATKNIKFYDFERETIAKNFNVLCVQVYHHAIHRRESTEARYSAKKILEKEDVNRIKEYYKSIDWEADFIDENNAAFAVEKLIEKVSDLKQKGLMEKDYKLELTLGLTPAKDGYENAGLMSALDYINALKHLDKSMGGGGGYSRYLKFMQGGVMEAISPF, encoded by the coding sequence ATGCTAGTAAATAAAAGCTTTTTAATCCCCTCTTGCGATGATGTGGAGCTGGGACTTAAAAGAAAAAGCCTGCTTGAATACCGCATAAGCTATGATGAGGGCAAGACGCCTAAAGCCGTTGTTTTTATGGTGGGAGGCTGGGGAGCGACTAAAAATATCAAATTTTACGATTTTGAAAGAGAGACAATCGCAAAAAATTTTAATGTCCTTTGTGTGCAAGTTTATCACCACGCCATACACAGAAGAGAAAGCACGGAGGCTAGATATAGCGCAAAGAAAATTCTTGAAAAAGAAGATGTGAATAGGATTAAAGAATATTACAAAAGCATAGACTGGGAGGCTGATTTTATCGATGAAAATAATGCCGCCTTTGCGGTGGAAAAGCTCATTGAAAAAGTAAGTGATTTAAAACAAAAAGGTTTGATGGAAAAAGATTATAAATTAGAACTAACACTAGGCTTAACCCCAGCAAAAGACGGATACGAAAACGCAGGGCTAATGTCGGCTCTTGATTATATCAATGCGCTTAAGCATTTGGATAAATCTATGGGGGGGGGGGGGGGTTACTCCCGCTACCTAAAATTTATGCAGGGGGGAGTTATGGAGGCTATCTCGCCCTTTTAA
- the truA gene encoding tRNA pseudouridine(38-40) synthase TruA has protein sequence MCLKFIFSYDGSAFLGSASQPHLNSVQDILASSLSHLGIFTPVLFASRTDKGVHASRAVASVECGEHFKDLAYLKRQINRFAHPFIHIKSIERVSESFAVRFDVRAREYRYIFCHDEFNPFLSRYVYFCERFDIKRANALLGHFVGEKDFKFFQKEGGSAKTSVRTMFLARAYAYKNLSVFQFRANGFLRAQIRLSVASVLAVLSGKMSEENLKEQIEAKKCHYRFLAPANGLYLSRIIY, from the coding sequence ATGTGTCTTAAATTTATCTTTTCTTACGATGGTTCGGCTTTTTTGGGGTCGGCTTCTCAGCCTCATTTAAATTCTGTTCAGGATATCTTAGCTTCTTCTCTTTCTCATCTTGGGATTTTCACTCCCGTGCTTTTTGCTTCACGCACAGATAAGGGGGTGCATGCAAGTAGGGCGGTGGCTAGTGTGGAGTGCGGGGAGCATTTTAAGGATTTAGCCTATCTTAAAAGGCAGATTAACCGCTTCGCCCATCCTTTCATACACATTAAAAGCATTGAGCGTGTGAGTGAAAGCTTTGCCGTGCGTTTTGATGTGAGGGCTAGGGAGTATCGCTATATCTTTTGCCACGATGAATTTAACCCTTTCTTAAGCCGTTATGTATATTTTTGTGAGCGTTTCGACATCAAAAGAGCGAATGCACTGCTTGGGCATTTTGTGGGAGAAAAGGATTTTAAATTTTTTCAAAAAGAGGGCGGAAGTGCAAAAACTAGCGTAAGGACGATGTTTTTAGCTAGAGCTTACGCGTATAAAAATTTAAGCGTATTTCAATTTAGAGCAAATGGCTTTTTAAGAGCGCAGATAAGACTTAGTGTGGCGAGTGTTTTGGCTGTGTTAAGTGGCAAGATGAGTGAGGAAAATTTAAAGGAGCAAATTGAAGCTAAAAAATGCCATTATCGCTTTTTAGCTCCCGCAAATGGGCTTTATCTAAGTCGCATTATTTATTAA
- a CDS encoding Eco57I restriction-modification methylase domain-containing protein, whose amino-acid sequence MRLYDFEKLNLAQRKCFDEFLFKLCSKSSPLSYKDNEEDFRICFENELNELLRTLGFIKKGYEVFLHESKRAGGRTDFQYGNTLIEYKKYGTLDNKKLPNYQKQLQNYLLDKGFNGFVVFGFLFDGVSIYAYKKDENDKIIFDEKHSGELNPSNLAFFIATIFQSGIRALSPMNLKNDFGIMDKNNRLLDNDEVRLLAQFLFEKLKNTKLERTKLLFSEWEKLFRLAENDNGKHQDIKERREVFAKIFAHEITKETEYQAFFALHTTLSIIIKLLLVRIINDKINIDDFYKSQSLSELKSFFIHLENGKHFAKLGITNLTDNDFFAWYAKEQFNDTFKEIVQKIIFKICAYENIHIVRNTAMMDIFKELYQNFIPKCVRHSFGEYYTPYYLAQKTFLCATKDDKNTHLKSFIDPNCGSGTFLSVFFNHKHNKLQEKVDFSSFVKDIVGIDINPIAVLMARANILIQGLQKCTFNPLKKYEIPVYLADSLYVPELVEIDNIPCFSYSLYTTSLQKAFKLEAIKITLPKSLVENEDFLQIITEVERHIVNLDAKKAKQSFLKHIEAKSKAIESLIEKCVLELIAFEKKNLNSIWLKIFSNYFRVATFKKFDYIIGNPAWVQWSVLPEAYRENTKQNMRMDGLFSSDKNVGGNNLNICALIANKCCERWLKKEGKFCFLMPKSILFNKSFEGFRKLIINGNEKMYFNEVVDFSKGGEIFEGVGIDFCAFKISKTPNSNEDIVPFIEYGKNSKIRPNHNDTWQEALKSFEAKNLFAVKLESELNNNFLITQSLERAKYLKSLIGKCEYQFRKGVSVPYAMRLAFVGFSEDKRRGIFSPYTKIGNRIKLDTSKEVELEFVFLKPFVTAPMLSSDKAKQWSNDYCICAYEKGAKKPLSEEKLQTLAPYTYKYLKDIEDSIDKGSRFNKRVQSFNEFYGILRMGTYVYGKNFVCIRDNTKLAPTLFTKMKTHWKKLETPLFDNHISFISEVLKGKKHERFIDLAEARYILEKLSDKDIQEIILNSQDNRSISSRLPVNIKLYK is encoded by the coding sequence ATGCGACTTTATGATTTTGAGAAATTAAATTTAGCACAAAGAAAATGTTTTGATGAATTTTTGTTTAAATTATGCTCAAAATCCTCACCTCTATCTTATAAGGACAACGAAGAAGATTTTAGAATTTGCTTTGAAAACGAGCTTAATGAGCTTTTAAGGACTTTAGGCTTTATCAAAAAGGGCTATGAGGTCTTTTTGCACGAAAGTAAGAGGGCAGGGGGTAGGACGGATTTTCAGTATGGAAATACCCTTATAGAGTATAAAAAATATGGCACTTTAGATAATAAAAAACTTCCTAACTATCAAAAGCAACTTCAAAATTACCTTTTGGATAAGGGCTTTAATGGCTTTGTGGTGTTTGGCTTTTTATTTGATGGGGTAAGCATTTATGCCTATAAAAAAGATGAAAATGATAAGATAATTTTTGATGAAAAGCACAGCGGAGAACTAAATCCTTCAAATCTTGCTTTTTTTATCGCTACGATTTTTCAAAGCGGGATAAGGGCTTTAAGTCCTATGAATCTTAAAAATGACTTTGGGATTATGGATAAAAATAATAGATTGTTAGATAATGATGAAGTGAGATTGTTAGCTCAATTTTTATTTGAAAAATTAAAAAACACAAAGTTAGAAAGAACAAAACTCCTTTTTAGCGAGTGGGAAAAGCTTTTTCGTCTTGCGGAAAATGACAATGGAAAACACCAAGATATAAAAGAGCGCCGAGAAGTTTTTGCTAAAATTTTCGCTCACGAAATCACTAAAGAGACCGAATATCAAGCATTTTTTGCTCTGCATACCACTTTAAGCATTATCATTAAGCTTTTGCTTGTGCGTATTATTAACGATAAGATTAACATTGATGATTTTTATAAAAGTCAAAGTCTTAGTGAGCTTAAAAGCTTTTTTATCCATTTGGAAAATGGCAAACACTTTGCAAAATTAGGGATTACGAATTTAACGGATAATGATTTTTTCGCTTGGTATGCTAAAGAACAATTTAACGATACCTTTAAAGAAATCGTGCAAAAAATCATTTTTAAGATTTGTGCTTATGAAAATATCCACATTGTAAGAAATACCGCAATGATGGATATTTTTAAAGAACTTTATCAAAATTTTATCCCAAAATGTGTGAGGCATAGCTTTGGTGAATACTACACGCCCTATTATTTGGCTCAAAAAACTTTTCTTTGTGCCACAAAAGATGATAAAAATACTCATCTTAAAAGCTTTATTGACCCAAATTGTGGAAGTGGGACATTTTTAAGCGTGTTTTTTAATCATAAGCATAATAAACTTCAAGAGAAGGTAGATTTTTCTAGCTTTGTCAAGGATATAGTGGGGATAGATATAAATCCTATCGCCGTTTTAATGGCAAGGGCAAATATTTTAATACAAGGCTTACAAAAATGCACTTTTAACCCACTTAAAAAATATGAAATCCCCGTCTATCTAGCCGACAGCCTTTATGTGCCTGAGCTTGTAGAGATAGATAATATCCCTTGTTTTAGCTATTCTCTTTATACTACTTCTTTACAAAAGGCTTTTAAACTTGAAGCGATAAAAATTACACTGCCTAAGTCTTTAGTGGAAAATGAGGACTTTCTACAAATCATCACTGAGGTAGAAAGGCATATCGTTAATCTTGACGCAAAAAAGGCAAAGCAAAGTTTTTTAAAGCATATAGAGGCGAAAAGTAAAGCGATTGAAAGCTTGATAGAAAAATGTGTTTTAGAGTTGATAGCGTTTGAGAAGAAAAATCTAAATTCCATTTGGCTTAAAATCTTTTCAAATTATTTTAGAGTGGCGACTTTTAAAAAATTTGATTATATCATCGGTAATCCTGCGTGGGTGCAGTGGTCTGTGCTGCCTGAAGCCTACCGAGAAAATACTAAGCAAAATATGCGTATGGACGGGCTTTTTTCAAGCGATAAAAATGTAGGGGGTAATAATCTTAACATTTGTGCATTAATAGCGAATAAGTGCTGTGAAAGGTGGCTAAAGAAAGAGGGAAAATTTTGCTTTTTAATGCCTAAATCCATACTCTTTAATAAATCTTTTGAGGGTTTTAGAAAGCTCATAATTAATGGGAATGAAAAAATGTATTTTAATGAAGTGGTTGATTTTAGTAAGGGTGGGGAAATCTTTGAGGGTGTGGGGATAGACTTTTGCGCTTTTAAAATCAGTAAAACGCCAAATTCCAATGAGGATATAGTGCCTTTTATAGAATATGGCAAAAATAGTAAAATTAGACCAAATCACAATGACACTTGGCAAGAAGCACTTAAGAGTTTTGAGGCGAAAAATCTTTTTGCGGTAAAGCTTGAGAGTGAGCTAAATAATAATTTTCTCATCACCCAAAGTCTAGAAAGAGCAAAATATCTCAAAAGCCTCATAGGAAAATGTGAGTATCAGTTTAGAAAGGGTGTGAGTGTGCCTTATGCTATGCGTTTAGCTTTTGTGGGTTTTAGTGAGGATAAAAGGCGGGGGATTTTTAGTCCTTATACAAAGATAGGCAACCGCATTAAGCTAGACACAAGTAAAGAGGTTGAGCTTGAATTTGTTTTTTTAAAGCCCTTTGTAACAGCCCCTATGTTAAGTAGCGACAAAGCAAAACAATGGAGTAATGATTACTGCATTTGTGCTTATGAAAAGGGAGCTAAAAAGCCCTTAAGCGAAGAAAAACTTCAAACTCTTGCCCCCTACACCTACAAATATCTCAAAGATATAGAAGATAGCATAGATAAAGGAAGCAGGTTTAATAAAAGAGTGCAAAGCTTTAACGAATTTTATGGCATTTTGCGTATGGGGACTTATGTATATGGCAAAAATTTCGTTTGTATAAGAGATAATACTAAGCTTGCTCCAACTCTTTTTACAAAAATGAAAACACATTGGAAAAAGCTAGAAACACCTTTATTTGATAATCATATAAGCTTTATCAGTGAGGTGCTAAAGGGCAAAAAACACGAAAGATTTATTGATTTAGCCGAGGCTAGGTATATTTTAGAGAAACTAAGTGACAAAGATATACAAGAAATTATTTTAAATTCACAAGATAATAGAAGTATATCAAGTAGGCTACCTGTGAATATCAAGCTTTATAAATGA